The stretch of DNA taaatttgattacaCATAATATAATAAGTTGTCATATGTTAGCATCATCGTTAAGCGTAGTGAGACATGAGATCTTCGTTAAGCTTGAGCGAGTATGATAGTtattcagattttttttatttatcttttaatttgttatcattattttcttttttctattcctCAAAATCATATCTATTACTCATCTTACATAGCTTgtaaattaatgataagataCATCTTATTGATATTTGAAAATTAATTAATATCCTCTTACATGATAAGAGAATTATTTACCTCTATGAAATGAttgactcattcaaattcatgttATTAATGTGAAGTAGGCTATCCAACTCCTTGTCTCATGGTATACAATTACAACCCTCTTTCTACATAGACAAAATGTTGATGCTCTTAGTAATCCACACTTGACTATCCACAGCAACGTGAAGCAAGGGAACATCATGAGCTCCATTAGATGAGAAACATAAAAGTCACCTAAAGAGAAGCATACAAATAATTCACAAAGGATCAATATGCTCTTCTACATCAAGGAAGGTAAAACAAGGTAGTGTGGTGCACCCCATGATTTAGATGAAGCTTAATGAAAAATGTAGTTTAACTAATAGATAAAAATTATTTGGTTTAAAGAAGATATTAGCTAAAATTTGTCGACGCGATGAAGTCGtcgcaaatgttttagcaatagaAATGCACTTTATagagttttttattattattaaatgatCAATCCAGATGCTTTCTCCATTTCCAGTTTCTAAGATGGTTGAATTAGCTGATACATCATAAAAATTAAAGTTGGAGAATTTTAGAAAATTTGATTTCTTTGAACAAATATTCTGATGTAGACTTCCATCAGTAAAGCCAAAAAGTGATCAAATTAAATGCTGACAGTTTATCAGTTCATCCTGGTGTAGGAGGCATCAATTTAAGTGATACAGGAAATTGTTAGCATGCATTTTTCATGCATCAGCAAGAACACATTGAATAGTGTTCAGAGAGACTATTCCATATCACTGATTCAGTCAGACTCTTGTTTTATTAAACAATGTCTGTAGGGGGAAGAAGGATCAAATTAGAAGAAAATTACATGTCTTTATTTGTGGGGGGTAGCTgtactctgagagagagagagagagagagagagagagagagagagagagagagagagagagagggtgagtTTGTTCCTTGGGCCTATATCTTACTCTCTGTCTCACGCAGTCTGAGCCATCTCATCTCCAACACTTCTTTGTTCTTTGTTTGTTTGATCTCTctctgtcacacacacacacacactctctctctctctctttctctctcttatctCCTTTCCTCTCTTTCTTTCCACCATCTTTCCATTCATTCCTCCGCTCGCTTgctttctttccttctctctctctctccccctctgtctctctctcttttgcttcTCTCCACCACCTATTTTTCAAATCAGAAACTACAGATCCGAGGAGGTGTGGAATCAGCAGTCAATCAAGGCATCAAATCAAGGCATCAAATCAAATCATCACGTCCACCAGGGGAGACGACGACGCAAGTCGTTAGTTCGAAAGGAGAAGTTGGTGTTGAGGGGGCGATCTCCTCCGGTTGGCCATCCATCAAATCACAGCTGCAGCAGCATGTCATCCTCCTCAGCCGCCTTTTCCTTGGACCACCTCTCCCCACCCCCCTCCGAGCACCTCTGCTACGTCCACTGCAACTTTTGCGACACCGACCTCGCGGTATATCCTCCGAATTCCTCCCTCGTTATTCCCTcagccaccaccaccatcaccactgctgttgctgctgctgctgctgttcattCCCCTGTTCGGGGATCCGCTTCTCTTTTGGGGCTTCCCTCTTGCTCATCTTACTACTTACCAGCTTTGGTTTTGCTCTCCTCTTCCTTTCTTCTCACTGTTATCTCCCTCCTGTTTCCTTGTTCTTGGCAGGTGAGTGTTCCCTACACCAGTCTCTTCAAGACGGTCACCGTGAGGTGTGGTCACTGCACCAACCTTCTCTCGGTCAACATGAGGGCTCTTCTTCTCCCTGCCGCCAACCAGCTCCTCCACCTTAGCCATCCCTGCTTCACCCCACCTCACCACAACcttttggtatatatatatatatacatgtatatatatagccTACTTTTGTGTGAACTGTGGTCTTGTTTTCTCGTCTTCAGTTCTTCCTCTTCTTGTCCATTCTGTAGATTTCTCTCTCAGTCTCTTTTGCTGTGTGGTTGCTGTATCGGTCAGGATGAGTTACAGTGCCCACATCCGAGCTTACTGCTGGATCCATCTCTACTGTGCAATGGCAACAATAGCAACGGCAGCCTCATCAACAGTCCCACCACCGTCAACCACAGCAATAGCATCAACAGCAGCTGCAACGCTACGGCGCCCGTGAAAGGTGTCGAAGAAGAGCTTCCACGGACCCCAGTCGTCAACAGACGTGAGTCCCCCTTCCCTTTCCCCGTCCTTGTCATCCCTTCCCTAGCAATGTCAATTTCGCGTAGTATTACCACatcatatatgtgtgtatatatacattaaTCCCTGCACTAACGTCTTCTCTTTGAGAGCATAGCATTCTCCTGCAcattcaacatcatcatcatcatcatcatcctcttcttcttcttcttcttcttcttcttcttcctccgacCTGCAAAAGGAATAATtgcgggggtgggggtggggcatGACACTATGCAAACGAGTAGCAAGAAGAAAATAACAAGAACGTGCCTGCAGATGCTTACATCTCAACATTGGATGTTGTCTTCTGGGCTGTGGTCTACCGCCATCTGCTGCATTAACTGCACGGCGGTACCCCGCCTTCAAGAACTTTGCTGTAGCAACAGTAGCCCATCTTCCCATCTCTTCTGCTTTGTCCCCTTGCATAATCCGCAGCCCACACACGCCACATTATTATCTCGTCCGTTTTACCGGATTGTTCTCTGCTGTTCATCGAATGCTGAAATGACTCCAAATTATGATCGCCGCGCTTGTCCTTTTAGTACTgttatcatgatcttgatgatggtGCCGTGTGCAGCTCCAGAGAAGCGGCAGAGAGTTCCGTCCGCGTACAACCGGTTCATCAAGTAAGTGAGGAGTAAACGTGCATAGAAGAGCTCGAGGCTCTCTCACTCATTTCCTGTTCATGGCTTAACGATGGGGGTGGGGTTTGGTGTTGGTGTTGGTGTTGATGTTGCTAGTGGTCAAACGCAGGGACGAAATCCAACGCATTAAGGCTGGGAATCCCGACATCACGCACAGGGAAGCCTTCAGCGCCGCTGCAAAGAACGTAAGCCTTTCTCGGTCTCCCCTTCGCGTccgtccatccatccatccatccatctcacTGCTACTGATCTACCATCTAACTTGTAGGTTTCGACTAAACACTTGTCTTTCCTCTTTTAGTGGGCCCACTTTCCGCACATCCATTTCGGTCTGATGCCCGATCAGGGTCTGAAGAAGGCCAGCGTTCGCCAGCCGGTAAAGAAGCGAAAGCCAAAAAGAAACATGATGCCTTGCCCTCTCCTCACCCTTAAACCCTAAAGTTTCTTCTAAGCTTAGCCTCTGCTCACAGCTTTTCCTGCCTGACCACGTCTTCTCCTTTGCTTTTATGGGTATTAACTGAGAATCTTGCACCCCTCGGTTTCTTTTGCAGGAGGGAGATGATGTTCTTCCCAAGGAGGGCTTCTACGCCACTGCGGCCGCAAACATGGGGGTCGCTCCTTTCTAAGCCGCACTGCCACTGTTGTTAGGGTTCACTCTCCTTTGTTAACAAACCTTATAACTTAgggttttctctcttctttttcgtccctttttctctctctctctctctctctctcttgctttctCTTTTCTTCTACTTGGTCTTCACGTCGAGTTAATAGTGCAAACGCCTCTGCCTTTGTCTACAAACGTGTGTATCTCATGGACAGTTCAACTGTTTGGGAAGTGCTATGTCTCTACTGTTCCCGTGTGCTTTCTCATCTTGTCTCcgaccttttctctctctctctctctctctctctctctctctctcttggcagTGTTCTCCGTCAGGTATGCAAGTTAAGAACAACCTTTCGGCTTTAAGACCCTCCTTCCTTTTGCGTGGAGATTGCTTGCTTTTGACTCGCGGTACATAGCATGTttcttcatgtccaagaactcaaTATACTGTGTTTGCATTTGATGCTCATCACTGGTTCCTCGTTCTTAGTCTAATTCAAACTCGTATAAGACAAAGGTAAACGCAACATAAGAGAgaagaaagggaaaaagaaactttgcattaAGGATCTGTTTTACTATGATAGCAATCCATTTTCTTGGTTTCTCTTCTCTTTGGACAAGTTTATCGTCTTTGATTAGGGCTTCTACGTCGTACTTGTGCCCATCCCCTATGGGACAGCAAGTGATAGGACAGAATCACTACAGTTCGTCTCCAATCCTGAATTCTGTTGACTCCAAGGATCAGTCAACCAATGAAGCACCCAATTAACGTAGAATATGCAAAACTGCACTTCAAATTCCATCCTTAAATGAAGCCCAGATTCATAAATCTATTCTCTATATAAAACATTTCTAATTTCTTGTGGATCTGAAATATGTATGGAGCTATTGTTGTAACTTGAACTTCAAATTCTCTATATCTCCTCGTTAGCATTATAAATAAATGAACACATTTGGTATATGAATTTTGTCCGCTATAACTTGCTATCGTTGTTTGTTCCCATGGAAAATTGCTTCAGTTACTAAGATCTTGCAGATGTCAAGAACAACAGGCACAAGAATGTTCACACAAGTATAGAATCTCATCGGAAGAAGAATAAGTTCAACTAAACATGTACTGTGTGACCGTAGAGTGTGTCATGTTACAAGTTTGCACCAAAATTTCTACATCAATCTGTTTCCTACATCATAGGTATCCTACGGCTTGTTGCTGATGCTGTTGTTCCAAGTGATACCATCAGAATAAGATTTCTCGAGGCAATTATATGCGTAGTAGCAGTTCAGACTTGCAACTCAGTAGTCTCCCATTCATTTAATTAGCATTACTCGATCATAGATATCCAAAAAAGATACAAGACAGAATGCAGAAAATTCAGCCTGAGATATGTATGCCCTTTTTGCCTCCTCGTTGTTGTTGCAGTAGTTCCCACCGTGTAACCAATGGTGCTAACAGATGTGACTTCAAGGATGGACAAGCTAAGACAAATTGGAAGCCATAGAACCGGCTAGAGTTGCACCAGTATCACCATCTTGATCCCTGGAAACGAAACCAGTCTTCCGGTAGCACTTGTGGCTGACAAGGAGCACCCCATCTTGTTCAATACCCGCCGGAGACATCTCCTCTCGTCAGTAGCTCTTACATGATCAAGGATTTGCTGGATTCGCATCCCCCTCGTGATAGAAAACGACAACTGgtgacatatatatgtatgtttagagagagagagagagagagagagagaccagtcGGCCCACACATTTTCAATGATTAAAAGCAATGCCTGGAGTTCTGAAGGATGCCGATGTGCTCGGGGCTTTTTTGAAGTGACTATTGAGTAAGCGGGAGGCATGGCTGAACATGGCCCACGTAAATTATGAAAGAAATGATTAATTCAAATTTTTATTGATAGAaagtaaatataattatatatatatatatacacaaagagagattataaattatgataattatatattttttaattaataataaatataaaatgtttATCTAAATCATTTCTAGAAGATCACAATGAGATCATGATCCTAGTTATTTGatggaatcatgataatatattatcataatttttataatttagaatcataataatatattattaaaatactaagaggatcataataatcttagcatgatttatttttttcaataatattcttccTAATATGTTCCCCACTAGATGGTGCTCTCATCGAAAACACCTCTTGGATCGAAATATAAGGAATTATCAGCGAGACAAAAGTTTAGTAAGAACATCTACAAGTTGATGAAACAAAGAGACATGTAACTAATAATTTTAAACTTCGTTATGAACAAAGTGAAAATAGATAGTTACGTGTTTCAGTGAAATACATGATTAGTATATAAATATGTTGTTTCcataatatcataatatataaatagAGGATTAGATAATGTGATAAATAGTTCATATAATAATGATTGAATCTAACAAAGTTTAGTAGTTATAAAAATAATTGCTCGATATTTAGCCTTCCTAGAAGATCTTGCAATAGAGTATTATTTCTTGGAACCTGAAGAGATTGGATTATTACCATGAAATATAACATGAGCACCGATAGAAGATATATAGTAATATTTGAGTAATATTTGAGGCATTACTTGTTACCTAGGATAAAATGGGTTAATTTTTAAAATCGATCAATAACAACTACATGATCATGGGCTATTTTGGAAAGtctaaaaataaaatcaaaactcACATCTAGTAAAATACAAAATAGGTAATAAGTTATATAGACCAGTATTATGTttgagattttgataatttaataaGTGCGACACTACAACACCACTTGAACAACATCTTATTTTAAGAAAGGCTAGTAAACTATATTCTCAACTAATGCAACGGTCTTGTCTCAACCTAGGTGACCTATTAATCCACCTACATGTATTTTCCAAACAAGGAAATCTTAAAAGGAGTACTAGGAAATACATAATTTAGTAGATCGAAAAAAGTAACCATCCCAAACAATAAAATTGGTATGTTATTAATTATTTTCATCTTAGACTTCTCAATATATGTGATTAAAGTCTGAACATTATGTATATTCTTTTAATCGTTCGAATCCTATGACCTTGTTACTCATGGTAGATAGGATTATAAAAATTCTACTAAAGACATCAAACAACTTTGTTTTGAAATTAAGGTCTCAAGTTAAAAAATTAGGAAGcaatatttgattattattttattgatcGCTTGGCCATTCATACACATCTTCTATGTCCCATCTTGTTTAGGGgttaagaagacaaggacaacgcaagaACTGAGGCTATGTCATACAAAACCTTCAGCTAAAAATTCTTTAATTTGTTTGTTTTACTCAACTCTCTCCTTATGATTCATTATATAATATGGGAGATTAGAAAGCTACGATCATAGGAGAAGATCGATGGTATATTGGATTTCCCACAAAGGTGATAGCTTATAACatcaaaaaaatttatcaaataagGATTTAACCTTAGGAGTTAGATAAAGAATCTTGCAACAGCTAGGAATTTTTGTAGCAATGATGGTCATATAGAATTTATTGTTTGGGCTCTCTATTTCAAAAGATTTAGGATCTAGTAAGTGAGTCTCTTGGTGGTTAAGGCTTGTGGAGGAGACTTGAGAGTTCTTGATTTATCATGTTCTAACTATTTTACTGGTTGCAAAATGATATTTTTTACATTTGTATGGAAAGATATAAGTGTTTTCTCTTCCATAATTGGTAACATCAAGGTTATACAATCAAAGTTGACTTAAAAGAATACAAGCAACATCCATTGATAAGACATCATTGTAAATCTCATCTTGCTAATTGCCTAATTT from Musa acuminata AAA Group cultivar baxijiao chromosome BXJ2-11, Cavendish_Baxijiao_AAA, whole genome shotgun sequence encodes:
- the LOC135626927 gene encoding axial regulator YABBY 1-like is translated as MSSSSAAFSLDHLSPPPSEHLCYVHCNFCDTDLAVSVPYTSLFKTVTVRCGHCTNLLSVNMRALLLPAANQLLHLSHPCFTPPHHNLLDELQCPHPSLLLDPSLLCNGNNSNGSLINSPTTVNHSNSINSSCNATAPVKGVEEELPRTPVVNRPPEKRQRVPSAYNRFIKDEIQRIKAGNPDITHREAFSAAAKNWAHFPHIHFGLMPDQGLKKASVRQPEGDDVLPKEGFYATAAANMGVAPF